From a region of the Candidatus Azobacteroides pseudotrichonymphae genomovar. CFP2 genome:
- the gyrA gene encoding DNA gyrase subunit A, giving the protein MVDNNQDRIIQVDIEEQMKTAYIDYSMSVIVSRALPDVRDGLKPVHRRILFGMNELGNHSDQPYKKSARTVGDVLGKYHPHGDSSVYFALVRMAQNWLLRYPLVDGQGNFGSIDGDAPAAMRYTEARLGNLAEEMLRDIDKNTVDFNFNFDDTLREPSVLPTRVPTLLMNGSSGIAVGMATNMPPHNLTECINGIIAYIDSKGEIDIDGLMQYIKAPDFPTGATIYGFQGIREVFEVGKGRILLRGKVEIEIHNNKEKIVIREIPYLVNKKELIEHIAVLVSEKKLEGVHHINDESDREGMRIVVDVKKDFNSGVLLNKLYKLTALESSFNVNNIALVNGRPRTLNLKELICYFVEHRVEVVVRRTQYDLNRVERRVHIVDGLIIASNHIDEIVAIIHSSQNPNEAIDRLSGRFDLTEIQSRAIVEMRLRQLTGLEQDKLRTEFGELKKMILCWKEILSNRNILMKIIKDELIEVRDRFGDVRKTDIVYSTDDSNSDDFYADDEMIITISHLGYIKRTPLVDFRAQNRGGVGTKSSEIRDKDFVEYIYAANMHAMMLFFTRKGRCYWLKVYQIPAGAKTSKGRAIQNLLNIDTNDKVSAFIRVKYLSDKDFVESHYLVFCTKRGIIKKTLLNAYSRPRQNGVKAITVHDGDEVIAVKMTNGNNEIIVANRKGRALRFNENKVRSMGRLAAGVISMTLDLVDDEIIGMIIINDKKRENVLVVSEQGYGKRSRVGDYRIVNRGGKGIKTLNITEKTGFLVSIKNVTEHNDVMIINKSGIAIRIKVSDLNVIGRATQGVRLINLEKRGDEIASVCKVMSETDLE; this is encoded by the coding sequence ATGGTTGATAATAACCAGGATAGAATTATACAGGTAGATATAGAAGAGCAGATGAAAACAGCATATATTGATTACTCAATGTCTGTTATAGTTTCGCGTGCTTTACCTGACGTAAGAGATGGTCTTAAGCCAGTCCATCGTCGAATATTATTTGGGATGAATGAATTAGGAAATCATTCGGATCAACCTTATAAAAAATCCGCAAGAACTGTAGGTGATGTATTAGGGAAGTATCATCCACATGGTGATAGTTCTGTTTATTTTGCTTTAGTTCGCATGGCACAAAATTGGTTGTTGCGTTATCCTTTAGTAGATGGGCAGGGAAATTTCGGTTCAATAGATGGAGATGCCCCTGCAGCTATGCGTTATACGGAGGCTCGTTTAGGGAATTTAGCAGAAGAAATGTTGCGAGATATTGACAAAAATACAGTAGATTTTAATTTTAATTTTGATGATACCTTGAGAGAGCCTTCTGTTCTTCCCACTCGTGTTCCTACTTTGTTGATGAATGGATCTTCTGGCATTGCAGTTGGCATGGCTACTAATATGCCTCCTCATAATCTTACTGAGTGTATTAATGGAATTATTGCTTATATTGATTCAAAGGGGGAAATTGATATAGACGGTTTAATGCAGTACATCAAGGCCCCTGACTTTCCGACAGGTGCAACCATTTATGGATTTCAAGGAATACGAGAAGTTTTCGAAGTAGGGAAGGGACGAATTTTGCTAAGGGGTAAAGTTGAGATAGAGATCCATAATAATAAAGAAAAAATTGTTATTAGGGAAATTCCTTATTTAGTGAATAAAAAGGAATTGATAGAGCATATTGCAGTCTTGGTTAGTGAAAAGAAATTAGAAGGAGTACATCATATCAATGATGAATCCGACCGTGAGGGTATGCGTATTGTGGTAGATGTGAAGAAAGATTTCAATTCAGGAGTACTATTGAACAAGTTGTATAAGCTTACTGCTTTGGAGTCTTCTTTCAATGTTAATAATATTGCTTTGGTAAATGGGAGACCCAGGACTTTAAATTTGAAAGAGTTAATATGTTATTTTGTAGAGCATCGTGTAGAGGTGGTGGTTCGTCGTACTCAATACGATTTAAATAGAGTAGAGAGACGAGTGCATATTGTGGATGGTTTAATAATTGCTTCTAATCATATTGATGAGATTGTTGCTATTATTCATTCTTCACAAAATCCGAATGAAGCAATAGATCGATTAAGTGGGCGTTTTGATTTAACAGAAATACAATCACGAGCTATCGTTGAGATGCGTTTAAGGCAATTAACTGGGTTAGAACAAGATAAGCTTCGTACTGAATTCGGTGAACTTAAAAAAATGATTCTTTGTTGGAAAGAAATCCTTTCTAACAGAAATATTTTAATGAAAATTATCAAAGATGAATTGATAGAAGTGAGGGATAGATTTGGAGATGTAAGAAAAACTGATATTGTCTATTCTACAGATGATTCGAATTCTGATGATTTTTATGCTGATGATGAAATGATTATTACTATTTCTCATCTAGGATATATTAAACGAACTCCTTTGGTAGATTTTAGGGCTCAAAACCGTGGTGGGGTAGGAACGAAGAGTTCTGAAATTCGTGATAAAGATTTTGTTGAGTATATTTATGCGGCAAACATGCATGCTATGATGTTGTTTTTTACTCGAAAGGGAAGATGTTATTGGTTAAAAGTTTATCAAATTCCAGCGGGTGCAAAAACATCTAAGGGACGTGCTATTCAAAATTTGTTGAATATTGATACCAATGATAAAGTAAGTGCTTTTATTCGTGTGAAATATTTAAGTGATAAGGATTTTGTAGAATCGCATTATTTGGTTTTTTGTACTAAAAGAGGAATTATTAAAAAAACGCTTTTGAATGCTTATTCTCGACCTCGTCAAAATGGAGTAAAAGCAATTACTGTTCATGATGGTGATGAGGTAATCGCTGTAAAAATGACTAATGGGAATAACGAAATTATTGTTGCTAACCGAAAAGGACGAGCATTACGTTTCAATGAAAATAAAGTTCGGAGTATGGGACGTTTAGCTGCCGGAGTAATAAGTATGACTCTTGACCTTGTAGATGATGAGATAATTGGTATGATCATTATCAATGATAAAAAGAGAGAGAATGTATTAGTTGTTTCAGAACAAGGCTATGGAAAACGTTCAAGGGTGGGGGATTATCGTATTGTCAATCGTGGAGGGAAGGGAATTAAGACTTTAAATATTACTGAAAAAACCGGTTTTTTAGTAAGTATTAAAAATGTAACTGAGCATAATGATGTAATGATTATTAATAAATCGGGTATTGCGATTCGTATAAAAGTTTCTGATTTAAATGTTATAGGTAGAGCTACACAAGGTGTTCGTCTTATTAATCTCGAAAAGAGAGGTGATGAAATTGCTTC
- the hisS gene encoding histidine--tRNA ligase, giving the protein MQKLSIPKGTRDFTPCEMDKRNYIFDTIRSVFYLYGFKQIETPALENLSTLLGKYGEENDKLLFKILNSGDFISKVNPIDWNNHQLSKLTKQISKKGLRYDLTLPLARFVVMHRNEITFPFKRFQIQPVWRSDRPQKGRYREFVQCDADIVGSDSLLNEVELIQIIDEVFHRLSISISIKINNRKILNGIAEIISEEKKITDITTAMDKLDKVGLTKVNEELLQKGISIQAIDQLQPFFLLKGSNQNKISTLKNILSTSPIGIKGLQEIETIFNKLNLIPTRNTIKFDLTLARGLNYYTGTIFEVKCLNVPIGSVLGGGRYDNLTNIFGLSNLSGVGISFGADRIFDILNQLNLYPNTNASHTQILFVNLGEKGVDFILPVLFSLRKVGINAELYPHNTKIKKQLSYAHNNQIPFVAIVGSTEIAENKITIKDMRSCSQFSIALDKLINFFQYERQSV; this is encoded by the coding sequence ATGCAGAAGTTGTCTATACCCAAAGGGACGAGGGACTTTACTCCATGCGAAATGGATAAACGCAATTATATTTTTGATACTATACGAAGCGTTTTTTATTTATATGGATTTAAACAAATTGAAACTCCCGCTTTAGAAAATCTTTCTACTTTATTGGGAAAATATGGTGAAGAAAATGATAAATTGCTTTTTAAAATACTCAATTCAGGTGATTTTATTTCTAAAGTAAATCCTATCGATTGGAATAATCACCAACTTTCCAAACTAACAAAACAAATTTCTAAAAAAGGACTACGATATGATTTAACACTCCCTTTGGCTCGTTTTGTCGTAATGCATCGAAATGAGATTACATTTCCTTTTAAACGATTTCAAATCCAGCCTGTTTGGAGATCAGACCGCCCCCAAAAAGGACGTTATAGAGAATTTGTTCAATGTGATGCAGACATTGTTGGTAGTGATTCTTTGCTAAATGAAGTGGAATTGATCCAAATCATTGATGAAGTTTTTCATAGATTATCTATAAGTATTTCAATTAAAATAAACAACCGCAAAATATTAAATGGAATTGCTGAAATTATTAGCGAAGAAAAAAAAATTACAGATATCACAACTGCAATGGATAAATTGGATAAGGTTGGTTTAACTAAAGTAAACGAAGAATTACTTCAAAAAGGTATCTCTATTCAAGCTATAGACCAACTACAACCATTTTTTTTGCTTAAGGGGTCGAATCAAAACAAGATATCAACCCTAAAAAATATTCTTAGTACATCTCCAATAGGAATAAAAGGATTACAAGAAATTGAAACTATTTTCAATAAACTCAATCTAATTCCCACTCGAAACACGATAAAATTTGACTTAACTCTAGCAAGAGGACTAAACTATTATACAGGGACTATTTTTGAAGTCAAATGCCTAAACGTCCCCATCGGTAGCGTTTTGGGAGGTGGACGATATGACAATTTAACAAATATTTTTGGTCTATCTAATTTATCAGGCGTAGGAATTTCTTTTGGAGCAGACCGAATTTTTGATATTCTGAATCAATTGAATCTCTATCCTAATACTAATGCCTCACATACTCAAATTTTATTCGTCAACCTTGGCGAAAAAGGGGTAGATTTCATACTTCCCGTCCTTTTCTCTCTTAGAAAAGTTGGTATCAACGCTGAATTATATCCACATAATACTAAAATCAAAAAACAATTATCCTATGCTCATAACAACCAGATCCCCTTTGTTGCTATTGTCGGCTCTACTGAAATAGCTGAGAATAAAATAACCATCAAAGATATGCGATCCTGCTCTCAATTCTCAATTGCTCTAGACAAACTTATTAATTTTTTTCAATATGAACGACAATCAGTATAG
- the lepA gene encoding translation elongation factor 4: protein MKHIRNFCIIAHIDHGKSTLADRLLEYTQTIEKKAMQSQVLDDMDLERERGITIKSHAIQMKYNYRGSEYILNLIDTPGHVDFSYEVSRSIAACEGALLIVDATQGIQAQTISNLYMALENNLEIIPVLNKIDLTNAMIEETEDQIIDLLSCKKTDILRTSGKTGEGIISLLDTIVEKIPAPEGDAKAPLQALIFDSVFNAFRGIVAYFKIINGSIKKGDQVKFVATGKEYEANEVGILKLSMIPKKEITCGEVGYIISGIKTSKEVKVGDTITHVKRPCNLAIDGFKEIKPMVFAGVYPIKSENFENLRSSLEKLQLNDASLTFQAESSIALGFGFRCGFLGLLHMEIIQERLYREFNMDVITTIPNVSYKVYDKQGHYKEVHNPAGLPDPILIDYIEEPFIRASIITNIKYIGSIMTLCLSKRGILIKQNYISGDRIEIIYDLPLSEIVIDFYDKLKSISKGYASFDYHMQDYHPSKLVKLDILLNGEPIDALSTLTYIDNAVNFGRRMCEKLKELIPRQQFDIAIQASIGTKIIARETIKAVRKDVTAKCYGGDITRKRKLLEKQKEGKKRMKQVGNVEVPQKAFFAVLKLN, encoded by the coding sequence ATGAAACATATCAGGAATTTCTGTATCATCGCACATATTGATCATGGCAAAAGTACTCTTGCTGATCGCCTACTAGAATATACTCAAACTATAGAGAAAAAAGCTATGCAATCACAAGTTTTAGATGATATGGATTTAGAACGCGAACGAGGTATTACTATCAAAAGTCATGCCATTCAAATGAAATACAACTATCGAGGAAGTGAATATATACTTAACCTGATTGATACTCCAGGACATGTGGATTTTTCCTACGAAGTATCACGTTCCATTGCGGCTTGCGAAGGTGCATTATTAATCGTGGATGCTACGCAAGGCATTCAAGCACAAACTATATCTAATCTATATATGGCATTGGAAAATAATTTGGAAATTATTCCTGTTTTAAACAAAATTGACTTAACAAATGCTATGATAGAAGAAACCGAAGACCAAATTATAGATTTATTGAGTTGTAAAAAAACAGATATTCTACGTACTAGTGGTAAAACGGGTGAAGGTATTATTTCTCTATTAGATACTATTGTAGAAAAAATTCCAGCTCCTGAGGGCGATGCAAAAGCTCCATTACAAGCACTAATTTTTGACTCTGTATTTAATGCTTTTAGAGGAATCGTTGCTTATTTCAAGATTATCAACGGATCTATCAAAAAAGGCGATCAAGTAAAATTCGTGGCTACTGGTAAAGAATATGAGGCAAATGAAGTCGGTATTTTAAAATTAAGCATGATCCCTAAAAAAGAAATAACCTGCGGAGAGGTTGGATATATTATTTCTGGTATTAAAACTTCAAAAGAGGTAAAAGTAGGAGATACAATTACTCATGTAAAACGTCCTTGCAACTTGGCCATTGATGGATTCAAAGAAATCAAACCAATGGTTTTTGCTGGTGTTTATCCGATAAAAAGTGAAAATTTTGAAAATCTTCGTTCATCTCTTGAAAAACTCCAATTAAACGATGCTTCATTAACTTTCCAAGCCGAGTCCTCTATTGCTTTAGGATTTGGGTTTCGTTGCGGATTTCTTGGATTGCTTCATATGGAAATTATTCAAGAACGACTATATAGAGAGTTTAATATGGACGTAATTACAACTATTCCTAATGTATCCTACAAAGTGTATGATAAGCAAGGGCATTATAAGGAGGTTCATAATCCTGCTGGATTACCAGACCCAATATTAATAGACTATATAGAAGAACCTTTCATTCGTGCTTCTATCATAACGAATATCAAGTATATCGGTTCAATTATGACACTTTGTTTAAGTAAACGTGGGATCTTAATTAAACAAAATTATATTTCTGGAGACCGTATAGAAATTATCTACGACCTTCCATTAAGCGAAATAGTTATTGATTTTTATGATAAATTAAAAAGCATTTCTAAAGGATATGCTTCTTTTGATTATCATATGCAAGACTATCATCCTTCCAAACTTGTTAAGTTAGATATTCTTCTTAATGGAGAGCCAATAGATGCTTTATCTACACTCACTTACATTGACAATGCAGTTAATTTTGGACGTCGGATGTGTGAAAAATTGAAGGAATTAATTCCTCGCCAACAATTTGATATTGCTATCCAAGCATCTATCGGAACAAAAATTATTGCACGCGAAACTATCAAAGCTGTCCGTAAAGATGTGACTGCCAAGTGTTATGGAGGTGACATTACCCGCAAGCGCAAACTTCTCGAAAAACAAAAAGAAGGAAAAAAACGAATGAAACAAGTTGGTAATGTAGAAGTTCCGCAAAAAGCATTTTTTGCTGTTTTAAAGCTGAATTAA
- the tsaD gene encoding tRNA (adenosine(37)-N6)-threonylcarbamoyltransferase complex transferase subunit TsaD, producing the protein MKTDTILLGIESSCDDTAASIVKNGVVLSNIIANQKVHKFFGGVVPELAARAHQQNIIPVVDTAIKKAGIQKEDLSAIAFTCGPGLLGSLLVGTSFAKGLSIALNIPIIEVNHLQAHVLVHFIKQNEIDNHKPPQFPFLCLLVSGGNSQIILVKSINEMRVIGQTIDDAAGEAFDKCAKLMGFSYPGGPIIDSLAKEGNPDTFQLSKPSLPGYNYSFSGLKTSFLYLLRNQLKKNPFFVEENKADLSASLQTTIIDILMNKLYKASIDLDIKEVALAGGVSANSGLRKAFEEFAKKHNWKIHIPSIAFTTDNAAMVAISGYFKYLDKAFCQIEIVPFAKKTI; encoded by the coding sequence ATGAAAACGGACACAATTCTATTAGGTATAGAGTCGTCTTGTGACGACACTGCTGCATCAATTGTCAAGAATGGCGTAGTTCTATCCAATATTATAGCCAACCAAAAAGTTCATAAATTTTTTGGTGGTGTAGTACCAGAATTGGCCGCACGAGCGCATCAACAAAATATTATTCCTGTCGTAGATACAGCAATTAAAAAAGCAGGAATACAGAAAGAAGATTTATCCGCAATAGCCTTTACATGCGGTCCAGGTCTATTAGGTTCACTTTTAGTGGGAACTTCTTTCGCTAAAGGATTGTCTATAGCTTTAAATATTCCAATAATTGAAGTAAATCATTTGCAAGCACATGTTTTAGTTCATTTTATCAAACAAAATGAAATCGATAATCATAAACCACCTCAATTCCCTTTTTTATGTCTACTAGTTTCTGGAGGTAATTCTCAAATTATTCTAGTAAAATCCATAAACGAAATGAGAGTAATTGGGCAAACCATTGACGATGCAGCAGGAGAAGCATTTGACAAATGTGCCAAGTTAATGGGTTTTTCTTACCCAGGTGGTCCGATAATCGATTCTTTAGCTAAAGAAGGGAATCCTGATACTTTCCAGTTGAGCAAACCATCACTACCAGGATATAATTACAGTTTTAGTGGATTAAAAACTTCATTTCTTTATTTATTACGAAATCAATTGAAAAAAAACCCTTTCTTTGTGGAAGAAAATAAAGCAGATCTAAGTGCTTCCTTGCAGACAACTATCATTGACATTTTAATGAACAAATTGTACAAAGCATCTATAGATTTGGATATTAAAGAAGTAGCTCTTGCCGGGGGTGTATCTGCTAATTCTGGCTTACGGAAGGCATTTGAAGAATTTGCAAAAAAACATAATTGGAAAATCCATATTCCATCCATTGCATTCACTACTGACAATGCTGCTATGGTAGCAATAAGCGGTTATTTTAAATATCTAGACAAAGCATTTTGCCAAATAGAAATTGTCCCTTTTGCAAAAAAAACTATTTAA
- a CDS encoding M48 family metallopeptidase: MSIEVPEQLKGIYNKPEVYTKQQLYQKENSHFGLVSESFLFIIISVVLSRGTFGWLDTMLRKHISNTVLLPLIFFGIVMLTNMIINFPFSWYATFIIEKKFGFNRTTPKLFILDWLKSILLNVLIGGLILSITICIYQYTNKYFWLLAWGVVSIFVLLMNLFYSELIVPLFNKQTPLETSDLRNAIEIFTKKVGFEISNIYVIDGSKRSSKGNAYFTGMGKKKRIVLFDTLINELNKEEILSVLAHEIGHYKKKHIAYSIIGSIISTGITFYILSLFLDNLLLAKALGGNTHSFHLGLIGFSFLFTPISELTNLIFLSLSRKNEYEADAYAANFGLGETLISGLKKLSVHSLSNLNPHSWVVFWHYSHPTLLQRIKNLTRSRN, from the coding sequence ATGAGTATTGAAGTCCCTGAACAACTAAAAGGTATTTATAATAAGCCAGAAGTATATACAAAACAACAACTATATCAAAAAGAAAATAGTCATTTTGGATTAGTATCTGAAAGTTTTTTGTTCATAATTATTTCAGTAGTTCTATCCAGAGGAACTTTTGGTTGGTTAGATACCATGTTGAGGAAACATATATCCAATACAGTTCTATTACCTCTGATATTTTTTGGTATAGTTATGTTAACTAACATGATTATAAATTTTCCGTTTAGTTGGTATGCAACTTTTATAATTGAAAAAAAATTTGGCTTTAATAGGACTACTCCCAAGCTTTTCATCTTAGATTGGCTCAAAAGCATTCTATTGAATGTCCTGATAGGAGGATTGATTCTAAGTATCACTATTTGTATTTATCAATATACCAATAAGTATTTTTGGTTATTAGCATGGGGTGTAGTTTCTATTTTTGTCTTATTGATGAACTTATTTTATTCAGAGTTGATTGTTCCTTTATTTAATAAACAAACTCCTTTAGAAACAAGTGATTTACGTAATGCTATTGAAATATTTACTAAAAAAGTCGGATTTGAAATAAGCAATATCTATGTAATAGATGGCTCCAAAAGAAGCAGTAAAGGTAATGCTTACTTTACTGGAATGGGGAAAAAAAAACGAATTGTTCTTTTTGATACTTTAATCAACGAATTAAACAAAGAAGAAATTTTATCAGTACTAGCTCATGAAATTGGCCATTATAAAAAAAAGCACATTGCGTATTCCATAATTGGTTCCATTATATCTACAGGAATAACATTTTATATACTTTCTCTATTTTTAGATAACTTGCTGTTGGCAAAAGCCTTAGGAGGAAATACCCATTCTTTCCATTTAGGATTAATTGGTTTCTCTTTTCTATTTACCCCTATTTCAGAACTCACTAACCTGATTTTTTTATCTTTATCACGCAAAAACGAATACGAGGCAGACGCATATGCTGCTAACTTCGGATTAGGAGAAACATTAATAAGTGGACTGAAAAAATTATCCGTCCACTCTTTAAGCAATCTTAATCCACATAGCTGGGTAGTATTTTGGCATTATTCGCACCCAACATTATTGCAAAGAATTAAAAATCTCACGAGAAGCAGAAATTAA
- a CDS encoding glycogen/starch synthase — MMKQKVLFITAEMFPFLPKTEISFLVQKLSRGICERGKEVRNFMPKFGVINERKYQLHEVIRFSGANLVIGDLDYSLFVKVATIPLSRIQVYFVYSKELFQEKNILHDDMGNELPDNDEKSVFFARGVIETVKRLGWSPDLIHCHGWMTALVPLYVKRHYNIDSCFANTKVIYSVYNDIFYQPFEKQFLEKIMIEGITINDIKHIKDKVNFESLTRLAIDFSDGLVQASIEIHPKIKYYIQQKEGLPFLEYQSEDMRIDTYNDFYDQILNQ; from the coding sequence ATGATGAAACAAAAAGTTTTATTTATTACAGCGGAGATGTTTCCTTTTCTTCCAAAAACGGAAATATCTTTTTTGGTGCAAAAACTTTCTCGAGGTATTTGTGAGCGAGGGAAAGAAGTCAGAAATTTTATGCCAAAATTTGGCGTTATTAATGAGAGAAAATATCAATTACATGAAGTAATTCGCTTTTCAGGAGCAAATCTTGTTATTGGAGATTTAGATTATTCTTTGTTTGTGAAAGTAGCTACAATTCCGTTGTCTCGTATACAGGTTTATTTTGTGTATAGTAAAGAGTTATTTCAAGAAAAAAATATTTTGCATGATGATATGGGAAACGAATTACCTGATAATGACGAAAAAAGTGTCTTTTTTGCTCGTGGCGTGATAGAAACCGTAAAAAGATTAGGATGGTCTCCTGATTTAATTCATTGTCATGGTTGGATGACAGCGTTAGTTCCTCTCTATGTGAAAAGACATTATAACATAGATTCTTGTTTTGCGAATACCAAGGTAATATATTCTGTATATAATGATATATTTTATCAACCATTTGAGAAACAATTTTTGGAGAAAATAATGATAGAAGGGATTACTATAAATGATATAAAGCATATCAAGGATAAGGTGAACTTTGAATCCTTAACTAGGTTAGCTATTGATTTCTCAGATGGGCTTGTTCAAGCAAGTATTGAAATTCATCCGAAAATAAAATACTACATACAACAAAAAGAGGGGTTACCTTTTCTGGAGTATCAGTCGGAGGACATGCGTATAGACACATATAATGATTTTTACGACCAAATATTAAATCAGTAG
- the panC gene encoding pantoate--beta-alanine ligase, whose amino-acid sequence MEIIKTVVELQTALLKIREQNKSIGFVPTMGALHRGHIELVKQSVVENTISIVSIFVNPTQFNDKNDLLKYPRTLNADCKLLLQETNNHFVFAPSVEEIYSETNIQQFKFGHLETVMEGKLRPGHFNGVAQVVSRLFKIVKPNCAYFGEKDFQQLTIIRTLVRLLNLNVKIIPHPTVREPNGLALSSRNIHLTPKQKKNAGMIFKTLSKSRKEKNILSIQELKQKTINKINCIPDFRVEYFDLVDGNTLQSITDWKDTKYIVGCIAVYIGEVRLIDNITY is encoded by the coding sequence ATGGAAATAATTAAAACAGTCGTAGAATTACAAACAGCACTATTAAAAATAAGAGAACAAAATAAATCTATTGGATTTGTTCCAACTATGGGTGCATTGCATCGGGGACATATAGAATTAGTTAAACAATCAGTAGTAGAAAATACTATTTCCATAGTTAGTATTTTCGTTAACCCTACTCAATTTAATGATAAAAACGACTTATTAAAGTACCCAAGAACATTGAATGCCGACTGCAAACTTCTTTTGCAAGAAACTAATAATCATTTTGTTTTTGCACCATCAGTAGAAGAAATTTATTCGGAAACAAACATTCAACAATTCAAATTTGGTCACTTGGAAACAGTTATGGAAGGGAAATTACGGCCAGGACACTTTAATGGAGTAGCACAAGTAGTAAGTCGTCTTTTTAAAATTGTAAAACCAAATTGTGCCTATTTTGGAGAAAAAGATTTTCAACAACTTACAATTATTCGTACATTGGTTCGACTGTTAAATCTGAATGTTAAAATCATTCCCCATCCTACTGTCCGCGAACCAAATGGTTTAGCTTTGAGCAGCAGAAATATTCATTTAACTCCAAAGCAAAAAAAAAATGCAGGAATGATTTTCAAAACTTTATCCAAAAGTCGAAAAGAAAAAAACATTCTTTCTATCCAAGAGTTAAAACAAAAAACAATAAACAAAATCAATTGCATCCCCGATTTTCGAGTAGAGTACTTTGACTTGGTGGATGGAAATACATTACAATCTATAACCGACTGGAAAGATACAAAATACATTGTAGGATGTATCGCTGTCTATATTGGAGAAGTTAGATTGATAGACAATATCACCTACTAA